A window of Emcibacter sp. SYSU 3D8 genomic DNA:
GCCAGCGGCATGAACGCTGGACGCGTGGCGGCGTCGCCTCCCGCCGGCCCTGGCCGCGTCACGGTCACCACGGCCGGCGCCGCGGCCTGTGCCAAGGGAAAGCATTTCCCGACGGCGGTCCTGACGGCCCGCACCGGCAGCTACACCCTGGAAGACGTCACTGTGTCGGCCTGCGATGTCCACGGTGACCCGCATGTGATGGAAATGAGCTACGGCAAGGCCTCCTACAGCGATCTCTCGATCACTTCCGCGCCGTCCAGCAAGCGGACAATGGCGCCCGCATCGTCGTCGGAGATGTCGACCGGACCTGCCGCGCCGCGCTGACGGCTGTGGTTTCCAACAGGCTCCGGTGCGGACCGGGGCCTGTTCCCCTTACGGCGATGCACAAAGATTGCGGTCATCCTCACTTGCTGGTCTGATCAGCCGGCAAACGGGGAGGGGAACCATGACTGTCATTCCATGGCCGACATTCGCCGTGATTCTGGGCATGGCCCTGATCATGGTCGGCACCGGCATCGTCTACGGATACGCCAAAGGCGCGTGGGACTATGCGCCCGGCGCCAGCATCCTGAAGAACTTCATGCGCGCGGCCTACGCTCTTCTGATCGCCGGGACGGGCCTGATCGTCGCCGGATTGCTGACCGGCGGCATGCCGGTGGCGGTGGCGGGGCGGGCGGTACCGGTCAGTCTGTATTATGGCGCCGCACTTGGCCTTCTGCTGGTGATGCTGACCTACAACGTCATGCACCACCGGGTGCGGATCATGACTGCGCCCGGCTCGCAGGGCGAGGACGAGAAGTCCCTGCGCGTGACCCGGGTGCACGCCAACTTCACTGAATATGTGCCGACCGGTCTGGCGCTGCTGGTGATGGTCGAACTGTCCGGGGCGCCGGCGATCATGGTGCATGCCGGCGGCGGCCTGCTGGTGCTGGCCCGTTACCTGCACGCCTACGGCTATACCCGGCATCCGATGGCCAGTTTCGGCCGCATCGTCGGCATCCAGTCGACTATCCTGGCCATCAGCTTCATGGTGGCGACGGCGTTCTACTACCTGGTGCTGTGCCGTCTGGTTCAGGCCTGATATCGACCACGATAAGGCCCCTGGACTTGCCACTCGTGGAGTCCACGGTGTCAGTGGCCCGCCAAAGCCGCTCGGTCCGAACCAGATAGGCGCCATAGTCCCGGTTGACGTCGCCCACAAACACCAGGTCGGGGCCTGACAAATAGCCCAGAACCGGCGAAAAATGGCCGTGGCCGCGTCCGAACAGGGCACCACGGTCGAAATTGACGATATAGCGGCGCGCCGGGTCGTTCGCGCCCGAAAGGTGGGCGCGAAAGTCGGCCAGGGTGGAATCGCGCACCACGGTCACCGGCCAGGGCGCCGCCTTCCGCAGCATGTCGGCTTCCTCGTCAAGCGTTAGACCCATTGGCAGGGACCCCAGGATGGACTGCGCGGACGACAACGCGGCAAGCGCGTCCTGCGATGCTTCGATCCCGGCCGACCGCAACAGGTTGGACGCGCTGGCCGGTCCGCAGAAGGAGGCATTGTCCTGATGGGTGAAGCCGGCACGGCGATAGGCGACCGCAACGGGAAAACGCCACGCCTGCGCCAATAGATATTGTTGCCGGTAAACAGGGTCCAGTTCGATCGAGACGACCGACGGATCCTGCCGCTCCGGAAGCAGAGCGAAGGGTTTCGCCCACAACCCGAACACCGCCAGCCCGATCAGGGCGGCGGCCGCCAGCCAGCGATTTCGTGTCATTGATGGCCGCAGCATCCGCATCCCGGGATCATAGGCCAGCGGCATGCGGCCCGGCTATCCCGGGCGGATCAGGCCCGTTCGCGGGTCTTGTAGAACTGCACCTTGGGCCATTCTTCCATGGTCCGGTTCAGCTCCCACATGTTCCGGGCCAGCAGGACGGGTGCGCCGTCGCGATCCTCGGCCAGCACCGAGCGCCGTTCATCGAGAAACTTCCTGAGCTCTGCTGGGTCGTCGCTGTCGACCCAGCGGGCGGTCTCGAAGGGTGCGGGTTCGAAGTCGATGGCGACCTTGTATTCGACGGCAACGCGCGAGGCCATGACGTCGAGCTGGAGCTGGCCGACCACGCCGACGATCCAGCTCGATCCCAGCAACGGCCGGAATGCCTGAACGACACCTTCCTCGGAAAGATCCTCAAGAGCGCTGCGCAACTGCTTGCCGCGACTGGGGTCTGCCAATCTCACACGGCGCAGAATTTCGGGCGCGAAGCTGGGAATGCCGGTAAATCTGACATCGTCGCCTTCGACCAGCGCATCGCCGACCCGCAAGGTGCCATGGTTCGGAACGCCGATGATGTCGCCAGGGAAGGCTTCTTCGGCGAGCTCGCGTTCCTGGGCGAAAAAGAAAATCGGGTTGGCGATCGCGAGAGGCTTGCCGCTGCGCACCTGCCGCAGCTTCATGCCCCGCTTGAACTGGCCCGATACCAGTCGCACGAAGGCGACACGGTCGCGGTGATTCGGGTCCATATTCGCCTGGACCTTGAAGACGAACCCGGTGACGCGGTCCTCGCCGGGATCGACCGGTGCAGGCTCGGCCGGCTGGCGCTGCGGCGGCGGCGCAAAGCTCTCCAGCGCATCGAGCAGCCTGTCGACCCCATAGTCCTTCAGGGCACTGCCGAAAAAGACCGGGGTCAGATGACCTTCGCGGTAGGCGGCCATATCGAATTCCGGATATCCAACCTGCGCCAGTTCCGCCATTTCACGGAACGGCTCCAGCACATGCGGCGGCACCCGTTCTTCCAGCGCAGGGCTGTCGGGCGACGGTGCATCGATGACAAGGTCGAACTTGCCGTCGCGGCCGGCGCTCGAGGTCAGGTGCTGGCCGGCCTGAAGATCGTAGAGACCGTGGAAAGCCGTGCCCGAGCCGATCGGGAGGGTCATGGGACAGGCGCTGAGGGCGAGGGTGCTCTCGATTTCGTCGAGCAACTCGAACGGGTCGCGCGCCTCCCGGTCCACCTTGTTGATGAAGGTGATGATCGGAATGTCGCGCAGGCGGCACACCTCGAACAGCTTGCGGGTCTGGGCCTCGATGCCTTTCGCCGCGTCGATCACCATGATGGCGGAATCCACCGCGGTCAACGTGCGGTAGGTGTCCTCACTGAAGTCCTGGTGGCCGGGCGTATCGAGCAGATTGAAGGTGATGCCGTCGCGCTCGAAGGTCATGACCGAACTGGTGATCGAGATGCCGCGGGCGCGCTCGATCTCCATCCAGTCCGACTGGGTACGCCGCCGCTCGCCGCGCGCACGGACGTTGCCGGCGAGACGGATCGCGCCGCCGAACAGCAACAGCTTTTCGGTCAGCGTGGTCTTGCCCGCATCCGGATGGGAAATGATCGCGAAGGTCCGCCGCGAGGCATAAGGGGTGGTGCCGGTCCGGTCCCGCACCGCGGCGGCCGTGGTGGAGTCCGTCATGGTTCTCGCAACGCCGTTGGGGTTGGGCGCACATATAGGCCCGCCACGACGTCAATGCCACGCTAATGTTGACCTGACGCAGCACAACTGGTGTGTTCTTATCGTGACCAACCTTGCCGACTACACGGAAAATCTCTTGCCGCATCTCCTCCGCTCCAGCAGTCCGCGCATCTCCCGCAGGCGCGTCCTCAGCCTGGGCGCGGGTCTCGGCATGGCCTGCATGTTACTGCCCCACGCGGCCCATGCGCGCCGCCTTCGCATGGCCATCGTGACCGGTGGCACAGGCGGCGTGTTCTATCCCTATGGCGGTGGCCTCGCCAAACTGCTCAGCGAGCATGGCAACGACATCCAGGCGACCGCGCAGGTCACCGGCGGCTCGGTCGACAACATCATGCTGCTGGATGCCGGCCAGGCCGAAATGGGCTTCTCGACCGTCGATTCCGCCTACGAAGCGATCAAGGGACGGCCGCCCTACGATACGGTCGGTCCCCAGAAAATTCGAACCATGGCCGTGCTCTATGACAGCTTTCTGCATCTGGTGGTCAATGCGTCATTGCCCATCCGGCGTGTGGCCGATCTCAGGGGCAGGCGGATTTCCATCGGCTCGGCCGGCTCCTCGACGGAGGCATTCGCGGATCGGGTGCTTCGCGCCGCCGGCCTCGATCCGCTCAAGGACGTGACCCGCGACAATCTCAGCGTGTCCGAATCCGTCGGCGCCATGAAGGACGGCAAGATTGCCGGATTGTTCTGGGTGGGCGGCATTCCCACCTCGGCAATCAACGACCTGGCGCTTTCCGGACAACCGGCATTGCGCTTTGTGCCGACCGGCGGGGAACTGGCGGCGCTCGAGGCGGCCTGGCCCGGGATCTATTCGGCATTCGAATTGCCGGCCGGGGTCTACAGAACGCAGGACGAGCCTGTATCCGGGCTGGGTGTGGCAAACCTGCTGCTTGTGCCCGAGGCCGTCGATGGCGAGTTCGTCACGCGCGTGCTCAACACCGTGTTCAAGAACCTGGATGAGGTACACGCCATTCACCCGGAAGCGCGCAAGCTCACTCTGGCCGGCGCCGCCCGGCGCACGGCCGTGCCGTTCCATCCGGCCGCCGAGACCTTCTATCGTGCCCACGGCGTGCTCGCCTGATGCAGGACGACGAACAGGACGTCATCGACGAACAACTCGCCCTGGCCGCAACGCTGTCCGACGATGGCGAACCGGAATATGTGCAGGGCTGGCTGAAATACGCCACCGGTGCAGTGGCTTTCGCCCTGGCCTGCTATGCGCTCTACTGGACCCAGTTTGCGATCAACACGACCTGGTACCGGGCGAGTTTCCTGGCGATCGCCCTCGCGTTGGTGTTCCTGCGGCGCCCGCTCGTGCCGCCGTCCACATTCCGGCGCGCCACGCTCGAAGAATGGCTTACGGCGGGAGTGGCGCTCGGGCTCATCGGCCTCGTGCTGCATGACACGAACCTGATGCAGGGGGATACGAAGGGCTGCCTGATCCTGGCTGCGCTGGCGGTACCGTTCCTGCTGTACCCGATTGCCACCTCGGTTCCGATTGTTGCCCGATTGCGTCTTTCCGACTGGATTCTGGCGGCGCTGGCAATCTGGAGCGCCGTGTACCTCGCGACCCAGATCGACCTGTACAAGAACCGCGCAACCCGGCCCACGCCGGAAGAAATCGCACTGGGACTGGCGCTGATCGTGCTGATTCTCGAGGCGACCCGGCGGGCCATCGGCTGGATTCTGCCCGCGATCACGCTGGTCTTCCTCGCCTATTGCTACCTGGGTCCCTACGTGCCGCTGCCGTTCGACCACCGGGGATTTTCGGTAACCCGGATGATCGCTCAGAACTATCTGACCTTCGAGGGCGTCTTCTCGACCCCGCTCGACGTGGCGGCCACCTTCATCATCGTCTTCACGCTGTTCGGCAGCGTGCTGGCGCGGGGAGGGGCAGGACGCTTCTTCATCGACTGGGCGTTCGCCCTGTTCGGCAAGAAGCCGTCGCCGGCCGCGCCCGGCCGGGCAGTGGTGGCATCCGGTTTCCTGCTCGGCACCGTATCGGGCTCCGGCGTGGCGACGACGGTGACACTGGCCTCGCTGGCGTGGCCGATGCTGAAGGGCAGCGGCTATCCGCCAAATGTTGCCGGCGGCATGCTGTCGGCGGCAGGCATAGGCGCGCTGATCGCGCCGCCGACGCTCGGCGCAGTGGCGTTCATCATCGCCGAATACCTTCAGGTTCCCTACCTTCAGGTCATCATCTATGCGGCGATTCCCGCATTGCTGTATTACTTCTCGTGCTGGCTCACCACCGAGGCCGACGCGCGCAAACTTGGCGTGGCCGCAGTGCGTACCTCGCAGTCGTCGCTCTGGGCGCTGACGCGCGGGCACGGCTATCATTTTCTTTCGCTGCTGACGATTGCGCTCCTCCTGGCGCTGGGCTTCTCGGCATTCATGGCCGTTTTCTGGTCGATCGCCCTGGCCCTCGCTCTCTCCATGCTGCGGCGCGAGGATCGCCTCGTCACACCGGCAGCCCTTGCCGTCGGGGTGTGCGTCGCAGGCGCGACCTATCTGTTCGGTGTGACCGGGCTGGCCAAGGCAAGTGGTGTCGGCAACCTGTTCGACGGGCGTATTTCGGTGTCCCTGTTCTGGATGATCCTGGCAGCCACCCTGTTCTCGGCATTTCAGGGGTACCGGGCATGGCGCCGGAACGTTGCGGCAACAGATGGCGCGCTTGGCATGGCATCGGCGCTGCACGACGGCGCCGTGTCGACACTGGGCATCGTTGCCACATGCGCATGCGCCGGCCTCATCGTCTCGGTGGTCAATCTGACCGGACTTGGCCTGACGATCTCGTCGATCATCGTCAGCGCGGGCGGCGGCGATCGATTGGTCGTGATCCTGCTCGCAGCCATCGCCATGTGGGTGATCGGGGCCGCGCTCCCTGTCACCGCCAGCTACATCATCGCCGCCGTGATGCTGGTTCCCGCGCTGACCCGTGTGGGGATTCCGGAACCCGCCGCGCACATGTTCATGTTTTACTACGCCGTGCTGGGCGAAGTCTCGCCGCCGACGGCGCTTGCGCCTTTCGCCGCGTCGGCGATCACCGGCGGGCAACCGTTCCGCACCATGATGCAGACATGGAAATACACGCTGCCGGCCTTCGTCATTCCCGTGATGTTCTGCCTGACGCCGTACGGGCTCCAGTTGCTGACCCTGACGCCCGAGGGCGCCGATCCGGTCAGCTGGGCGGATTGGACCGGTATTCTGGTAGCCGTGCTGAAGTCGGCGCTGGCGCTGCTTGGGCTGGCCGTCGGCATTACGGGTTACGCGGCCGCGCCGGCCCGCCTGATCGAGCGGGTTCTTTGCGGCCTGGGCGGAATATTGCTGCTGACCGCAGGCTTCTACAGCGACCTTTTCGGCGCACTTTTGCTGATTTCCGGCCTTGCATTCCATTGGCTGCGGGTGCGGTCAATCACGCGGTCCGCGCGATAGGGCTTTGATCCGGGCCCGTTAGTTTCTATATAGAGGGCCGGATCTTCGATCCTCCACGAGATACCTGCCAGCGAGAGGGCGCGTTCTCACGGACCAGGCCACATTCTCCGCTGAAAGACCCTGTCGCCGGATGCACCGCGCCCCCAGAAACGAACGCTACCTGTTAGGCACGTCCCTACCATTCATCGCCGCGCATCTCGCGTGTTTCGCCGCCATCTGGACCGGTGTGTCGGTCGCCGACCTGGCGCTATGCGCCGGACTCTATGCAGCGCGCATGTTCGGCGTGACCGGCGGCTATCATCGATATTTCTCGCACAAGACCTACAAGACCAGCCGCGTCATGGCGTTCATCCTTGGCTTCCTGGCGCAGAGTTCCGCCCAGCGGGGCATCCTGTGGTGGGCGGGCACGCACCGGCACCATCACCGCTTTTCCGACGGTCCCGAGGATGTGCATTCCCCGGTCCGGCGCAGCTTCGTCTATTCCCATGTGGGATGGATATTCAGCGACCGCTACGACACGACCGATTTGAGCCTGGTGCCCGATCTCGCCAAGTATCCCGAGTTGTTGTGGCTTGAGCGCCATCCGTATCTGCCGGCACTGATCTCCGGCTTCGTCGTCTGGCTGCTGGCCGGCTGGTCCGGCCTGGTGGTCGGCTTCATGTGGTCGACGGTGCTGTGCTGGCACGCCACCTTCGCCATCAATTCGCTGGCCCATGTCCACGGCAAGCGCCGCTACGTGACCGGCGACCAGTCCCGCAACAATTGGTGGCTGGCGCTGCTGACCTTTGGCGAAGGATGGCACAACAACCATCATCACTACCAGGGGTCGGCCCGTCAGGGCTTCCGGTGGTACGAAATCGATATCAGCTATTATGTGCTGCGGGCCATGTCGGCGGTCGGTCTCGTCTGGGATCTTCGGCTGCCGTCCGAGCGGGCAATCCAGTACGAGCAAAAGCTGACTCCGGCCGTGGTCGAGAAGGCCGCCGGGCAACTTGCTGCCAGCTTCAAGGTGGAAAGTATTGCTGCCGACCTGCGTACCCGGCTGACCGAGAAGCGTGGCCACGTCCAGCACGAGATGTCCGAACTGATCGATCGCTGGCATCGCCAGCTCGACGAGAAGGTGGATCACCTGCGCCACGACCTGGACGAGCTGTTCCACGCGATTCATGTGCCGACCATGCCAAGCGCGACCGAGCTTCGCGAGAAGGCGGCCTCCATGTTTGCCCATACGCCCAGCATCAATGACATCGTCGAACGGACGCGCCAGATGCTGATGGACGGGGTTCGTGATGAGTTGCTGGGCCGGCAGGCAGCCGGCTCGCACGCCTGAGGCGTGCCTCCCGCCGGTTCGACTGTCAGGCATAGCGCCAAACGGGGTTTAATCTCATGACCATATCACTTGAGGGAACCGTCGCGCTGGTGACCGGTGCGGGCGGCGGAATCGGGGGCGCCACATGCGCCGCATTGCGCGAGGGCGGCGCGCACGTCATCGCCACGGACTTGCCGACGACGCCCCAGGCCAGTCGTCCCGAAGGCGTCGAATGGCTCGATCTCGACGTCACCGACGAGGATAACTGGACCGCCGCCGTGGCCGCCGTCCGGCAAAATCACGGAAGCCTGGACATCCTGGTCAACAATGCCGGTATCTCGGTGGTCGAGCCCATCGAGGGCAGCACGCTGGCATCCTGGCGCCGGGTCATGGCGATCAACGTCGACGGCGTCTATCTCGGCGTGCGGAGCTGCCTGCCGCTGCTGCGCGACGCGGGCGGACGCCGCAAGGGCGGCGCGTCGATCGTCAACCTGTCGTCCAATGCCGGCCTGATCGGCGCCGAATTCAACGTCGCCTACTGCACCAGCAAAGGCGCCGTGCGCCTGATGACCAAGGCGCTCGCCATGGAATTCAGCGCGCTGAACTACAAGATCCGGGTCAATTCGGTTCATCCGGGCGGCATCGAGACCAACATGCTGGGCTCGATTTTCCAGCGGTTTTACGAACTTGGTTTCGCGCCATCCGCTCAGGCGGCCTACGACGCCTCGGTCGCGGCCCACCCCATCGGCCGTATGGGCAAGCCCGAGGAGATCGCTGCGGGCATCCGATTCCTTGCCAGCGACGAATCCAGCAACATGCACGGCGCCGAACTGGTCATGGACGGCGGCTACACGGCACGGTGATCGCGGCCGGGAAGGGAACGCCCGAGCACCGCTATTCCAGGATCAGCCGCTGCAGGACGAAAGCGGCGCGGGCGCCCACGTCGGTCTTCGGCAGTTCCACCACGTCATATCCCAACGCTTCATAAGCGATGCGCAGTGGCCCATAGGCTGCCACGGCATCCTCGAAGCCATGCCGACGTTCCGCATCACATTGATAGATATCCCGCCAGGGCGGCGCGAAAAACACCCGCCTGTAGCATCGAAAGCGGTGTGCGGCCGTCATGAGATGGTTGGGAACCTGCCCGCTGCCCGCGATCTGGTCGACGATGCCCCGGTCGAAGAACGTCAGCTTGCCTGTCTGGGACGCTGAAATCATGTTGTGCATCGTGCGTGACACGGTCAGCTCGATAAACTTGTCGATGTCGGCCCATGGCAGCCCAGTACCGCCGATGAAGAGCTGCTCCTTGACGACCTGTCGCCCTGCCTCCTGTCGGACCGCATGGCCCCGCCGGGCCAGTTCGGCGAGCAAAGTCGATTTGCCACCGCCGGAGCAGCCGGAAATGATCACCAGCCGGTCGGTCGCAGTCTCGACCAGTTCCGGCCGGTAGGTTGCTTCGCTGGTCATGGGTTTACCGTCTCCAATCTCCAATATTCGGGGCAGCACGCTCGGTTATGTGGCGGCTTGGCAATTACCGGAAAAAGCCTGACACTCGTTCCATATAATGAGCCACCGGGGGATGGGTTATGATATTGGGTTTGTCCGTTTCCGCCTTCACCACACTTCATGTGGCCATCAGCCTGATCGCAATTGCTGCGGGCCTGGTGGTGCTCTACGGCATGATCAGGGGAATGCCCATGCCGATGCTCAATCATCTGTTCCTGGCGACCACCGTGGCCACGACCTTGAGCGGGTTTCTGTTCCCGATCAGCGGGTTGACCCCGGCCTTGATGACCGGGCTCGTCTCCTCGATCCTGCTGGGCGCCGCGCTGTTCGCCTATTATAGAGCGCATCTCAAAGGGCGCTGGCGCGGCGTCTACGTGGTGACGGCCGTCGCCGCGCTCTATCTCAATTGCTTTGTGCTGGTGGTGCAGTCGTTTCAGAAACTGGGCGTTCTCCAGCCTCTGGCCCCGACCCAGTCGGAACCGCCGTTCCTGGCGGCACAGGGAACTGTGCTGCTCACCTTCGTCCTGCTGGGATATCTGGCGTTCAAACGCGGCCGCGCCGCGGTCGCCGCCAACTGATCGGGTCCGTCTTGCTCAACAGGTTCTTCCGCCTCGCCGAACACGGCACCTGCGTCCGCACCGAGGTGTTGGCCGGCCTGACCAGCTTCCTGACCATGGCCTATATTATCGTCGTCAATCCGGCGATTCTGGCCGATGCGGGTATGCCGTTTGCGGGCGCGGCCGCCGCGACCTGTCTGGGTGCGGCGATGGGATCGATTCTCATCGGCCTCGCCGCCAACACGCCTATCGCCCTGGCGCCCGGCATGGGTCTCAACGCCTATTTCACCTATACGGTGGTGAACGGCATGGGCCTGCCCTGGGAGACGGCGCTGGGATGCGTGTTCCTGTCGGGCCTTGCCATGCTGCTGATGACCATGGGGGGACTGAGACAGCTGATTATCGCCGCCATTCCCCCGTCGCTGTATGCCGCCATTGCCGCGGGCATCGGCCTGTTCATCGCCTTTATCGGCCTGCACGGTGCGGGCATCGTCGTCGCCAATCCGGCAACCACCGTGGCGCTGGGCGATCTTGCCACGCCGTCGGCGGGACTGGCCATTTTCGGCTTGGCGCTGACCGGCGCGCTGATGGTGTGGCGGGTGCGGGCGGCCATCCTGATCGGTATCCTTGCGACCACGATGCTGGCGTGGGTGCTCGGCGAAGTGGTGGTCAAGCCGGTCGAGTACAGCGTCGCCGCCCTGACCTCGACAGCTTTCCGCCTGGATATACCTGCGGCGCTGGGCCTGGGCGGGCAGGGAACCGGCTTTGCGCTCATCGAGATCATCTTCATCTTCCTGTTCGTCGACCTGTTCGACAATGTGGGCACCCTCGTCGCGGTAACCCAGCGCGCCGGGCTGATGACGCCCGAAGGCCGTATCCCGCGTCTCAAACGCATGCTGTTTGCTGATTCCGCGGCCAGCATGGCCGGGGCGGTCGCCGGCACCAGTCCAGTGGTGAACTATATCGAAAGTGCCTCGGGCGTGTCGGCGGGCGGGCGAACCGGTCTCACGGCGGTTGTGGTCGGCCTGCTGTTCCTCGTCGCGCTTTTTGCGGCGCCCTACGCCCAGGCGATTCCAGCCGCGGCGACCGCGCCGGCCCTGATCCTGGTCGGCGCCATGATGATGGCGCCACTGGCGAAAGTGGACTGGCACGATCCGATGACGTCGATCCCGGCATTTCTTATTCTTGTCGGCATACCGCTCACCTTCTCGATTTCCAACGGAATCGCCTTTGGCGTCATCGCGTATGTAGCGCTGAAGCTGGCGAGGGGAAAACTGAGACGCGCCGACTGGCTCATGCTGCTGCTCGCGATCCTGTTCGCCGCTCGTTTCCTGTGGCTCGCCGAATAGCCGATCTTTTCCGATCGTTCGTGGCCAGGTATGCTTTGGGATATATTCAGTCGGCGGCAGCGCATGCGGCAGGTTTTGGCAGGTATTTTGGCACTCGGGTTGCTGCTCGATTCAGCAACCGGTGAAACCTTGGCGCCGACGGTCACGCCTGAGGATTTTCCGCCACTCGACGAGATGTATTACGAGGAGGCGAATGCATGGAGCTGGCCGATCATCCATAGGCGATGCGCAGGGGTATATCTGCTGACCCAGTGGATGTCGGAAGATGATCCAACTGTAACCAATCGCTTTATCGACCGTGGC
This region includes:
- a CDS encoding type VI secretion system tube protein Hcp; the encoded protein is MTIRTLAAASLAVMLLSTGAHAAGYLKIGDIKGEATDKGQIEIQSFSWGASNAAASGASGMNAGRVAASPPAGPGRVTVTTAGAAACAKGKHFPTAVLTARTGSYTLEDVTVSACDVHGDPHVMEMSYGKASYSDLSITSAPSSKRTMAPASSSEMSTGPAAPR
- a CDS encoding MAPEG family protein — its product is MTVIPWPTFAVILGMALIMVGTGIVYGYAKGAWDYAPGASILKNFMRAAYALLIAGTGLIVAGLLTGGMPVAVAGRAVPVSLYYGAALGLLLVMLTYNVMHHRVRIMTAPGSQGEDEKSLRVTRVHANFTEYVPTGLALLVMVELSGAPAIMVHAGGGLLVLARYLHAYGYTRHPMASFGRIVGIQSTILAISFMVATAFYYLVLCRLVQA
- a CDS encoding phytochelatin synthase family protein, yielding MTRNRWLAAAALIGLAVFGLWAKPFALLPERQDPSVVSIELDPVYRQQYLLAQAWRFPVAVAYRRAGFTHQDNASFCGPASASNLLRSAGIEASQDALAALSSAQSILGSLPMGLTLDEEADMLRKAAPWPVTVVRDSTLADFRAHLSGANDPARRYIVNFDRGALFGRGHGHFSPVLGYLSGPDLVFVGDVNRDYGAYLVRTERLWRATDTVDSTSGKSRGLIVVDIRPEPDGTAPGSRTPSPP
- a CDS encoding peptide chain release factor 3, which encodes MTDSTTAAAVRDRTGTTPYASRRTFAIISHPDAGKTTLTEKLLLFGGAIRLAGNVRARGERRRTQSDWMEIERARGISITSSVMTFERDGITFNLLDTPGHQDFSEDTYRTLTAVDSAIMVIDAAKGIEAQTRKLFEVCRLRDIPIITFINKVDREARDPFELLDEIESTLALSACPMTLPIGSGTAFHGLYDLQAGQHLTSSAGRDGKFDLVIDAPSPDSPALEERVPPHVLEPFREMAELAQVGYPEFDMAAYREGHLTPVFFGSALKDYGVDRLLDALESFAPPPQRQPAEPAPVDPGEDRVTGFVFKVQANMDPNHRDRVAFVRLVSGQFKRGMKLRQVRSGKPLAIANPIFFFAQERELAEEAFPGDIIGVPNHGTLRVGDALVEGDDVRFTGIPSFAPEILRRVRLADPSRGKQLRSALEDLSEEGVVQAFRPLLGSSWIVGVVGQLQLDVMASRVAVEYKVAIDFEPAPFETARWVDSDDPAELRKFLDERRSVLAEDRDGAPVLLARNMWELNRTMEEWPKVQFYKTRERA
- a CDS encoding TAXI family TRAP transporter solute-binding subunit gives rise to the protein MTNLADYTENLLPHLLRSSSPRISRRRVLSLGAGLGMACMLLPHAAHARRLRMAIVTGGTGGVFYPYGGGLAKLLSEHGNDIQATAQVTGGSVDNIMLLDAGQAEMGFSTVDSAYEAIKGRPPYDTVGPQKIRTMAVLYDSFLHLVVNASLPIRRVADLRGRRISIGSAGSSTEAFADRVLRAAGLDPLKDVTRDNLSVSESVGAMKDGKIAGLFWVGGIPTSAINDLALSGQPALRFVPTGGELAALEAAWPGIYSAFELPAGVYRTQDEPVSGLGVANLLLVPEAVDGEFVTRVLNTVFKNLDEVHAIHPEARKLTLAGAARRTAVPFHPAAETFYRAHGVLA
- a CDS encoding TRAP transporter fused permease subunit, producing MQDDEQDVIDEQLALAATLSDDGEPEYVQGWLKYATGAVAFALACYALYWTQFAINTTWYRASFLAIALALVFLRRPLVPPSTFRRATLEEWLTAGVALGLIGLVLHDTNLMQGDTKGCLILAALAVPFLLYPIATSVPIVARLRLSDWILAALAIWSAVYLATQIDLYKNRATRPTPEEIALGLALIVLILEATRRAIGWILPAITLVFLAYCYLGPYVPLPFDHRGFSVTRMIAQNYLTFEGVFSTPLDVAATFIIVFTLFGSVLARGGAGRFFIDWAFALFGKKPSPAAPGRAVVASGFLLGTVSGSGVATTVTLASLAWPMLKGSGYPPNVAGGMLSAAGIGALIAPPTLGAVAFIIAEYLQVPYLQVIIYAAIPALLYYFSCWLTTEADARKLGVAAVRTSQSSLWALTRGHGYHFLSLLTIALLLALGFSAFMAVFWSIALALALSMLRREDRLVTPAALAVGVCVAGATYLFGVTGLAKASGVGNLFDGRISVSLFWMILAATLFSAFQGYRAWRRNVAATDGALGMASALHDGAVSTLGIVATCACAGLIVSVVNLTGLGLTISSIIVSAGGGDRLVVILLAAIAMWVIGAALPVTASYIIAAVMLVPALTRVGIPEPAAHMFMFYYAVLGEVSPPTALAPFAASAITGGQPFRTMMQTWKYTLPAFVIPVMFCLTPYGLQLLTLTPEGADPVSWADWTGILVAVLKSALALLGLAVGITGYAAAPARLIERVLCGLGGILLLTAGFYSDLFGALLLISGLAFHWLRVRSITRSAR
- a CDS encoding acyl-CoA desaturase, whose protein sequence is MHRAPRNERYLLGTSLPFIAAHLACFAAIWTGVSVADLALCAGLYAARMFGVTGGYHRYFSHKTYKTSRVMAFILGFLAQSSAQRGILWWAGTHRHHHRFSDGPEDVHSPVRRSFVYSHVGWIFSDRYDTTDLSLVPDLAKYPELLWLERHPYLPALISGFVVWLLAGWSGLVVGFMWSTVLCWHATFAINSLAHVHGKRRYVTGDQSRNNWWLALLTFGEGWHNNHHHYQGSARQGFRWYEIDISYYVLRAMSAVGLVWDLRLPSERAIQYEQKLTPAVVEKAAGQLAASFKVESIAADLRTRLTEKRGHVQHEMSELIDRWHRQLDEKVDHLRHDLDELFHAIHVPTMPSATELREKAASMFAHTPSINDIVERTRQMLMDGVRDELLGRQAAGSHA
- a CDS encoding SDR family oxidoreductase; this encodes MTISLEGTVALVTGAGGGIGGATCAALREGGAHVIATDLPTTPQASRPEGVEWLDLDVTDEDNWTAAVAAVRQNHGSLDILVNNAGISVVEPIEGSTLASWRRVMAINVDGVYLGVRSCLPLLRDAGGRRKGGASIVNLSSNAGLIGAEFNVAYCTSKGAVRLMTKALAMEFSALNYKIRVNSVHPGGIETNMLGSIFQRFYELGFAPSAQAAYDASVAAHPIGRMGKPEEIAAGIRFLASDESSNMHGAELVMDGGYTAR
- a CDS encoding AAA family ATPase, translating into MTSEATYRPELVETATDRLVIISGCSGGGKSTLLAELARRGHAVRQEAGRQVVKEQLFIGGTGLPWADIDKFIELTVSRTMHNMISASQTGKLTFFDRGIVDQIAGSGQVPNHLMTAAHRFRCYRRVFFAPPWRDIYQCDAERRHGFEDAVAAYGPLRIAYEALGYDVVELPKTDVGARAAFVLQRLILE